A DNA window from Macadamia integrifolia cultivar HAES 741 chromosome 4, SCU_Mint_v3, whole genome shotgun sequence contains the following coding sequences:
- the LOC122076465 gene encoding N-alpha-acetyltransferase MAK3, with protein sequence METKSEAEGAVEFDPAEIEYVSYGGEHHLPLIMRLVDQELSEPYSIFTYRYFVYLWPHLSFLAFHKGDCIGTVVCKMGEHRNTFRGYIAMLVVIKPYRGKGIATELVTRSIQVMMESGCEEVTLEAEVTNKGALALYGRLGFIRAKRLFRYYLNGVDAFRLKLLFSRPHTNPSLLSPINNDENSQNDLQLQQEGSSQFY encoded by the exons ATGGAGACGAAGAGTGAAGCGGAAGGAGCGGTTGAATTTGATCCAGCCGAGATAGAGTACGTGAGCTATGGAGGTGAACACCACCTCCCGCTTATCATGCGCTTGGTTGACCAGGAGCTCAGTGAGCCTTACTCCATTTTCACTTACAGATACTTCGTCTATCTCTGGCCTCACCTCTCCTTCCTG GCTTTCCACAAAGGTGATTGTATAGGAACCGTGGTTTGTAAGATGGGGGAGCATCGGAATACTTTCCGAGGTTACATTGCAATGCTCGTTGTAATCAAACCTTACAGAGGGAAAGGCATAG CAACAGAACTTGTGACTAGATCTATTCAAGTGATGATGGAATCAGGATGTGAAGAG GTGACATTGGAAGCAGAGGTCACAAACAAGGGAGCTCTTGCATTATATGGTCGTCTTGGGTTTATTAGAGCTAAAAGGCTCTTCCGTTACTACTTGAATGGAGTTGATGCTTTCCGACTAAAATTATTGTTCTCCCGCCCACATACAAACCCTTCCCTGCTTTCGCCAATCAATAATGATGAAAATTCTCAAAATGATCTCCAGCTGCAGCAGGAAGGAAGTTCTCAATTCTATTAG